In the Mycolicibacterium thermoresistibile genome, one interval contains:
- a CDS encoding oxygenase MpaB family protein: protein MSLFDPHRASDPHPASGSGLTVTDTRIHITRRTARWSDAPVTVADAMDFWAFAAGAANVIMQLSRPEVAYGVMESRVDSGNLMKHPWKRARTTFQYLAVAVFGSESDRAMFRAAVDGVHRHVVSDRRSPVRYNAFDRELQMWVAACLFVGLEDSYRLLRGEMTPGQAEEFYRSARPLGTTLQVAESQWPPTRAAFDEYWNNACARVVVDDRARAYLSDLLDLTMITPVLGRPFRPLLRFLTVGFLAPVFRDALGVRWSDRRQRRFEQLFLLVAFVNRFLPPFVRQGGSHVLLADVRRRARRGKRVI from the coding sequence ATGTCGCTGTTCGATCCCCACCGAGCGTCCGATCCCCACCCGGCGTCCGGATCCGGCCTGACCGTCACCGACACCCGGATCCACATCACCCGGCGCACCGCACGGTGGAGTGACGCGCCGGTCACCGTCGCCGACGCGATGGACTTCTGGGCGTTCGCCGCCGGCGCCGCCAACGTCATCATGCAGCTGTCCCGACCGGAGGTGGCCTACGGCGTGATGGAGAGCAGGGTCGACTCCGGCAACCTGATGAAACATCCGTGGAAACGGGCCCGCACCACGTTCCAGTATCTGGCGGTCGCGGTGTTCGGCTCGGAATCCGACCGGGCGATGTTCCGGGCGGCGGTCGACGGGGTGCACCGCCACGTCGTGTCGGATCGTCGAAGCCCGGTGCGTTACAACGCTTTCGACCGCGAGTTGCAGATGTGGGTGGCGGCCTGCCTGTTCGTCGGGCTGGAGGACAGCTATCGGCTGCTGCGCGGGGAGATGACTCCCGGGCAGGCCGAGGAGTTCTACCGGTCGGCCCGGCCCCTCGGCACCACCCTGCAGGTGGCCGAGTCGCAGTGGCCGCCCACCCGCGCCGCTTTCGACGAGTACTGGAACAACGCCTGTGCGCGGGTCGTGGTGGACGACCGGGCCCGGGCATACCTGTCCGATCTGCTCGATCTGACGATGATCACGCCCGTGCTGGGCCGGCCCTTCCGGCCGTTGCTGAGGTTCCTGACCGTGGGGTTTCTGGCGCCGGTGTTCCGGGATGCGCTGGGGGTGCGGTGGTCCGACCGCCGGCAACGCCGCTTCGAGCAGTTGTTCCTCCTGGTGGCGTTCGTCAACCGGTTCCTGCCGCCGTTCGTGCGGCAGGGCGGCAGCCACGTGTTGCTCGCCGACGTGCGCCGGCGGGCCCGTCGGGGAAAGCGGGTGATCTGA
- a CDS encoding glycoside hydrolase family 65 protein: MSPAEDIIPVEPWRVRETRLDFELLDETESLFALSNGHIGMRGNLDEGEPHGLPGTYLNAFFEFRPLPYAEAGYGYPESGQSLINVTNGKIMRLLVDDEPFDLRYGELISHERILDLRAGTLSRDARWCSPAGKQVRVRSTRVVSLAHRAVAAIEYIVEPVDEYALITVQSELVANEDIPHPEWDPRVAAALESPLEPVCHETTDSGAVLIHRTRASELMMVAEMAHQVEVPGRMEMHTEAADDLARTTVICGLRAGQRLRIVKWLAYGWSSLRSRPALRDQAAGAIAIARYTGWQGLLDAQRAYLDDFWDCADVEVEGDPDCQQAVRFGLFHVLQASARAERRAIPAKGLTGTGYDGHAFWDTEGHVLPLLTYTAPYAAADALRWRASTLDMARERAAELDLQGAAFPWRTIAGQECSAYWPAGTAGWHVNADIAMAFERYRIVTGDESLEAECGLAVLVETARLWQSLGHHDRHGVWHLDGVTGPDEYTAVVRDNVFTNLMAAANLRAAVAACNRHPDLARELGVTDEETEAWLAAADAVHIPYDEELGVHQQCEGFTTLREWDFTTNTRYPLLKYEPYVRLYPSQVIKQADLVLAMHWQSHAFTPEQKARNVDYYERRTTRDSSLSAFTQAVMCAEVGHLELAHDYTYEAALVDLRDLHHNTRDGLHMASLAGAWTALVEGFGGLRDDDGVLQLDPALPSGITRLRFRLRWRGFRVKVDITHEQITYTLRDGPYGELTIRHAGEPLKLRTTEPTVVPMRPRKALLPPPPQPPGREPIRRRMLTTGAHRTA; this comes from the coding sequence GTGAGCCCGGCCGAGGACATCATCCCAGTCGAGCCCTGGCGGGTCCGCGAGACCCGGCTGGATTTCGAACTGCTCGACGAAACCGAATCGCTGTTCGCCCTGTCCAACGGCCACATCGGGATGCGGGGCAACCTCGACGAGGGCGAGCCGCACGGGCTGCCCGGCACCTACCTCAACGCGTTCTTCGAATTCCGTCCGCTGCCCTACGCCGAGGCCGGCTACGGTTACCCGGAGTCCGGTCAGTCCCTGATCAACGTCACCAACGGCAAGATCATGCGGCTGCTGGTCGACGACGAACCGTTCGACCTGCGCTACGGCGAACTGATCTCGCATGAGCGGATCCTGGATCTGCGGGCCGGCACCCTGAGCCGCGACGCCCGGTGGTGCTCGCCGGCCGGGAAGCAGGTCCGGGTGCGGTCCACCCGGGTGGTCTCGCTGGCGCACCGGGCCGTCGCCGCGATCGAGTACATCGTGGAGCCGGTCGACGAGTACGCGCTGATCACGGTGCAGTCCGAGCTGGTCGCCAACGAGGACATCCCGCATCCGGAATGGGACCCGCGGGTGGCCGCGGCGTTGGAGAGCCCACTGGAGCCGGTCTGCCATGAGACCACCGACTCGGGGGCCGTGCTCATCCACCGCACCCGCGCCAGCGAACTGATGATGGTCGCCGAGATGGCCCATCAGGTCGAGGTGCCGGGCCGCATGGAGATGCACACCGAGGCGGCCGACGACCTGGCCCGCACCACGGTGATCTGCGGGCTGCGCGCCGGCCAGCGACTGCGGATCGTCAAGTGGCTGGCCTACGGCTGGTCGAGTCTGCGGTCTCGTCCGGCGCTGCGCGATCAGGCGGCCGGCGCGATCGCCATCGCCCGCTACACCGGCTGGCAGGGGCTGCTGGACGCCCAGCGCGCCTACCTCGACGATTTCTGGGACTGCGCCGACGTCGAGGTGGAGGGCGATCCGGACTGCCAGCAGGCGGTGCGCTTCGGGTTGTTCCACGTGCTGCAGGCCAGCGCCCGCGCCGAACGCCGCGCGATCCCGGCCAAGGGCCTCACCGGCACCGGTTACGACGGGCACGCGTTCTGGGACACCGAAGGTCATGTGCTGCCGTTGCTGACCTACACCGCCCCGTACGCCGCCGCCGATGCGCTGCGCTGGCGGGCGTCCACCCTCGACATGGCCCGGGAACGCGCCGCCGAACTCGACCTGCAGGGTGCGGCGTTCCCGTGGCGCACGATCGCCGGTCAGGAATGCTCGGCGTACTGGCCGGCCGGGACCGCAGGCTGGCATGTCAACGCCGACATCGCGATGGCCTTCGAGCGCTACCGGATCGTCACCGGCGACGAGTCGCTGGAAGCCGAGTGCGGATTGGCGGTGCTGGTCGAGACGGCGCGGCTGTGGCAGTCGCTGGGTCACCACGACCGGCACGGGGTGTGGCATCTGGACGGGGTCACCGGCCCCGACGAGTACACCGCGGTGGTGCGCGACAACGTGTTCACCAACCTGATGGCCGCGGCCAATCTGCGGGCCGCGGTGGCGGCCTGCAACCGACACCCCGACCTGGCCCGCGAACTGGGCGTCACCGACGAGGAGACCGAAGCCTGGCTGGCGGCCGCCGACGCGGTGCACATCCCCTACGACGAGGAACTCGGGGTGCACCAGCAGTGCGAGGGGTTCACCACCCTGCGCGAATGGGATTTCACCACCAACACGAGGTATCCGCTGCTCAAGTACGAACCATACGTGCGGTTGTACCCGTCGCAGGTGATCAAACAGGCCGACCTGGTGCTGGCGATGCACTGGCAGAGCCACGCCTTCACCCCCGAGCAGAAGGCCCGCAACGTCGACTATTACGAGCGGCGCACCACCCGCGACTCCTCGCTGTCGGCGTTCACCCAGGCGGTGATGTGCGCGGAGGTCGGGCATCTGGAGTTGGCCCACGACTACACCTACGAGGCCGCGCTGGTCGATCTGCGCGATCTGCACCACAACACCCGCGACGGGCTGCACATGGCCTCACTGGCCGGCGCCTGGACCGCGCTGGTCGAGGGCTTCGGCGGGCTGCGCGACGACGACGGTGTCCTGCAGCTCGACCCGGCGCTGCCGTCGGGCATCACCCGGTTGCGGTTCCGGTTGCGGTGGCGGGGATTCCGGGTCAAGGTCGACATCACCCACGAGCAGATCACCTACACGTTGCGGGACGGACCGTACGGGGAGTTGACCATCCGGCACGCCGGGGAGCCGTTGAAGCTGCGGACCACCGAACCGACGGTGGTGCCGATGCGGCCGCGTAAGGCGTTGCTGCCGCCCCCGCCCCAGCCGCCCGGACGGGAACCGATCCGCCGGCGGATGCTCACGACCGGAGCGCACCGCACCGCCTGA
- a CDS encoding beta-phosphoglucomutase family hydrolase: MLGLPDHIRACLFDLDGVLTDTAGVHRKAWKAMFDEYLRDRAARTGAEFVPFDIDADYHHYVDGKKREDGVRSFLASRSIKLPDGHYDDDPATETVHGLGNRKNVVFHQILEAEGVEVFEGSRRYLAAVVDAGLGVAVVTSSANGRQILEVTGLDRFVQYRVDGVTMREEQLPGKPAPDSFLRAAELLQVPPQHGAVFEDALSGVAAGRAGGFGLVVGVDRVGQAEALRRNGADIVVTDLAELLTP; the protein is encoded by the coding sequence GTGCTGGGGCTGCCCGACCACATCCGCGCCTGTCTGTTCGACCTCGACGGGGTGCTCACCGACACCGCCGGCGTCCACCGCAAGGCGTGGAAGGCGATGTTCGACGAGTATCTGCGCGACCGTGCGGCGCGCACCGGCGCCGAGTTCGTCCCGTTCGACATCGACGCCGACTACCACCACTACGTGGACGGCAAGAAGCGGGAGGACGGAGTGCGGTCGTTTCTGGCCAGCCGGTCCATCAAGCTGCCCGACGGCCACTACGACGACGACCCGGCGACCGAGACCGTGCACGGCCTCGGCAACCGCAAGAACGTCGTGTTCCACCAGATCCTCGAGGCCGAGGGGGTGGAGGTCTTCGAAGGTTCGCGCCGCTACCTCGCCGCGGTGGTGGACGCCGGTCTGGGGGTGGCGGTGGTGACGTCCAGCGCGAACGGCCGACAGATACTCGAGGTCACCGGGTTGGATCGCTTCGTGCAGTACCGTGTCGACGGAGTGACCATGCGCGAGGAACAGCTACCCGGTAAACCGGCGCCCGACTCGTTTCTGCGGGCCGCCGAACTGTTGCAGGTGCCGCCGCAACACGGCGCGGTGTTCGAGGATGCGCTGTCCGGGGTGGCCGCCGGCCGGGCCGGGGGCTTCGGCCTGGTCGTCGGAGTGGACCGGGTGGGGCAGGCGGAAGCGTTGCGCCGCAACGGCGCCGACATCGTCGTCACCGATCTGGCCGAGTTGTTGACGCCGTGA
- a CDS encoding SDR family oxidoreductase: MGFPEQQQQVPGRQSAMDPVPDCGESSYRGSGKLTGKRAVITGGDSGIGRAVAIAYAREGADVLVSYLNEDDDAAEVAQLVTDAGRRCVLVPGDLSDPAHCRSVIDRAVSEFDGLDVLVVNHAHQMTHPTLEEISDEEWDYTFRLNIGAYFHLVKAALPHLKPGASIIGSSSVNSDMPSPTLAPYAATKAAIANFSASLAQMLGDKGIRVNSVAPGPIWTPLIPSTMPPEKVARFGDDTPLGRAGQPAELAGAYVLLAADEGSYISGARIAVTGGRPIL; encoded by the coding sequence ATGGGGTTCCCGGAGCAACAGCAGCAGGTGCCCGGCCGACAGTCAGCGATGGATCCGGTCCCGGACTGCGGTGAGTCCAGTTACCGCGGATCGGGCAAACTCACCGGCAAACGCGCGGTGATCACCGGCGGGGACAGCGGGATCGGCCGGGCGGTGGCGATCGCCTACGCCCGCGAGGGAGCCGATGTGCTGGTCTCCTACCTGAACGAGGACGACGACGCCGCCGAGGTGGCGCAACTTGTCACCGATGCGGGACGCAGATGTGTGCTGGTTCCCGGCGACCTGTCCGACCCGGCCCACTGCCGCAGTGTGATCGACCGTGCGGTCAGCGAATTCGACGGCCTGGACGTCCTGGTGGTCAACCACGCCCATCAGATGACCCACCCGACGCTGGAGGAGATCAGCGACGAGGAATGGGACTACACCTTCCGGCTGAACATCGGCGCCTACTTCCACCTGGTGAAAGCGGCGCTGCCGCACCTGAAGCCGGGTGCCTCGATCATCGGGAGCTCGTCGGTGAACTCCGACATGCCCTCGCCCACCCTGGCGCCGTACGCCGCGACCAAGGCGGCGATCGCGAACTTCTCGGCCAGCCTGGCCCAGATGTTGGGGGACAAGGGAATCCGTGTCAACAGTGTCGCACCGGGCCCGATCTGGACGCCGCTGATCCCGTCGACCATGCCGCCGGAGAAGGTGGCGCGGTTCGGCGACGACACCCCGCTGGGCCGCGCCGGTCAGCCCGCCGAACTGGCCGGCGCGTACGTGCTGCTGGCCGCCGACGAGGGCAGCTACATCTCCGGCGCCAGGATCGCGGTCACCGGCGGGCGGCCCATCCTGTAG
- a CDS encoding TIGR03619 family F420-dependent LLM class oxidoreductase, producing MKFTFALPHMMELDAMMQPWEMAVTGADQTRMARRAEELGFDMIAVPEHIVMPREHVDLSGGHWLHSTIAQAYFAGATERITLNSCVTILPLQHPLVTAKALATADWLSGGRMMVTFGVGWLQREFELLGVPFRKRGRIADEYLAAIIELWTQDEPSFAGQFVSFEDVVFEPKPIQQPHPPIWIGGDSDAALRRAARFASGWFTFLTKPEDIAARVDIITSQPEYDGRPFDVMHGLGTNRVGEGHVPTGDRGAWPGMSAAELIDRIGALHEHGVTYTSVPIPPVRGVEEYLDYSQWVMEEIAPNVP from the coding sequence ATGAAGTTCACGTTCGCGCTGCCGCACATGATGGAACTCGACGCGATGATGCAGCCCTGGGAGATGGCGGTGACCGGCGCGGATCAAACCCGGATGGCCCGGCGCGCCGAGGAGTTGGGCTTCGACATGATCGCGGTTCCCGAGCACATCGTCATGCCGCGCGAACACGTCGACCTGTCCGGCGGGCACTGGCTGCACTCGACGATCGCACAGGCCTACTTCGCCGGCGCCACCGAACGCATCACGCTGAACTCGTGTGTGACGATCCTGCCGCTGCAGCATCCGCTGGTGACCGCCAAGGCGCTGGCGACCGCGGACTGGCTCAGCGGCGGCCGGATGATGGTGACCTTCGGTGTGGGTTGGCTGCAACGCGAATTCGAGTTGCTCGGCGTGCCGTTCCGCAAGCGCGGCCGGATCGCCGACGAGTATCTGGCCGCGATCATCGAGCTGTGGACGCAGGACGAGCCGAGCTTCGCCGGGCAGTTCGTGTCGTTCGAGGACGTGGTGTTCGAACCCAAGCCGATCCAGCAGCCGCATCCGCCGATCTGGATCGGTGGTGACTCCGACGCCGCGTTGCGGCGGGCGGCCCGGTTCGCGTCCGGGTGGTTCACCTTCCTGACCAAACCGGAGGACATCGCCGCGCGGGTGGACATCATCACGTCGCAGCCGGAATACGACGGCCGCCCGTTCGACGTGATGCACGGGCTCGGCACCAACCGCGTCGGCGAAGGGCATGTACCCACCGGCGATCGCGGCGCCTGGCCGGGGATGAGCGCCGCCGAACTCATCGACCGGATCGGTGCCCTGCACGAACACGGGGTCACCTACACGTCGGTGCCGATCCCGCCGGTGCGCGGTGTGGAGGAGTACCTCGACTACAGCCAGTGGGTCATGGAGGAGATCGCGCCGAACGTGCCGTGA
- a CDS encoding NAD-dependent epimerase/dehydratase family protein, translated as MAKKKLVIGASGFLGSHVTRQLVREGHDVRVMVRTTSMTRGIDDLDVERCHGDVFDDAALRAAMTGVDDVYYCVVDARMWLRDPAPLFRTNVEGLRHVLDAAVEADLNRFLFTSTTGTMAINPYRPVTEDDPHNWTEGGAYIEARVAAEQLVLRYARERGLPAVALCISTTYGPGDWQPTPHGRLLAMVATGRFPFYLGWSAEVVGIEDAARAMLLAAEQGRVGERYIISDRYLHTREVHAIAAEAVGRRAPWFGLPLPVLSVAARGNDLAARLLRRDLMFAHVGLKMAELMSPLDHSKAERELGFKPEPVEDSIAKAARFFLEQHR; from the coding sequence GTGGCGAAGAAGAAGCTGGTCATCGGCGCAAGCGGATTCCTCGGGTCTCATGTCACCCGCCAGCTGGTGCGCGAAGGCCACGACGTCCGGGTGATGGTGCGCACCACCAGCATGACCCGCGGCATCGACGACCTCGACGTGGAACGCTGTCACGGCGACGTGTTCGACGACGCCGCCCTGCGCGCCGCGATGACCGGCGTCGACGACGTGTACTACTGCGTCGTCGACGCCCGGATGTGGTTGCGCGATCCGGCCCCGTTGTTCCGCACCAACGTCGAGGGGCTGCGCCATGTGCTCGACGCCGCCGTCGAAGCCGACCTGAACCGGTTCCTGTTCACCAGTACCACAGGCACGATGGCGATCAACCCGTATCGGCCGGTCACCGAGGACGACCCGCACAACTGGACCGAGGGCGGGGCGTACATCGAGGCGCGGGTCGCCGCCGAACAGCTGGTGCTGCGGTATGCCCGGGAGCGCGGTCTGCCCGCGGTGGCGTTGTGCATCTCCACCACCTACGGTCCGGGCGACTGGCAGCCGACCCCGCACGGCCGGCTGCTGGCGATGGTCGCCACCGGCCGGTTCCCGTTCTATCTGGGCTGGTCCGCGGAGGTGGTGGGCATCGAGGACGCCGCCCGGGCCATGCTGCTGGCCGCCGAGCAGGGCCGGGTGGGGGAGCGGTACATCATCTCCGACCGCTATCTGCACACCCGCGAGGTGCACGCCATCGCCGCCGAGGCGGTCGGGCGGCGGGCACCGTGGTTCGGGCTGCCGCTGCCGGTGCTGAGCGTGGCCGCCCGCGGGAACGATCTGGCGGCCCGGCTGCTGCGCCGCGATCTGATGTTCGCCCATGTCGGACTCAAGATGGCCGAGCTGATGTCACCGCTCGACCACAGCAAGGCCGAACGGGAACTGGGTTTCAAACCCGAACCGGTGGAGGATTCCATCGCCAAGGCGGCCCGGTTCTTCCTCGAGCAGCACCGGTAG
- a CDS encoding DUF6941 family protein produces the protein MRAIVLLAQAGHLDKAGTVHALGLGWTTSPTPTPQHVLIVFVEVEWSEIGKEFPIRAELIDSDGNQVAQTEENTIKARRHPVHPAGTPVTIPFIATIPTLNLKVGERYQWRVTINGEMHEDWLAGFTVTND, from the coding sequence ATGAGAGCCATCGTGTTGCTGGCCCAGGCCGGGCACCTCGACAAGGCCGGCACCGTGCACGCGCTGGGGCTGGGCTGGACGACCAGTCCCACCCCCACCCCCCAGCACGTGCTGATCGTCTTCGTCGAGGTGGAGTGGTCCGAGATCGGGAAGGAGTTCCCGATCCGGGCGGAGCTGATCGACAGCGACGGCAATCAGGTCGCCCAGACCGAAGAGAACACCATCAAGGCCAGACGCCATCCGGTGCATCCGGCGGGCACACCGGTCACCATCCCGTTCATCGCGACGATCCCGACGCTGAACCTCAAGGTCGGCGAACGTTATCAGTGGCGGGTCACCATCAACGGGGAGATGCATGAGGACTGGCTGGCCGGGTTCACCGTCACCAACGACTGA
- a CDS encoding histidine phosphatase family protein, protein MRTGWPGSPSPTTDFRLGRILAVLLLACALAAPAGIPGSVPTARAAGPAVMTLTLVRHAESMGNASGVIDSSTPGPPLSPLGWVQAQVVAAELAGGGHDGLYASTMIRTQQTAEPLANLTGEPVVVLPGLREIEAGVFEGQPEASAGDYSGGYFTAPARWLRGDRSARIPGSIDGNEFDARFDEAVQQIHADGAVNPVAFAHAASIMVWVMMNVDNPDPDLLLQRPLRNTGRVVLTGSPGQGWTLVDWDGIPVRHRP, encoded by the coding sequence ATGAGGACTGGCTGGCCGGGTTCACCGTCACCAACGACTGATTTCCGGCTGGGCCGGATCCTCGCGGTGCTGCTGCTGGCCTGCGCCCTGGCGGCACCGGCGGGCATCCCGGGTTCGGTTCCGACGGCGCGAGCGGCTGGTCCGGCGGTGATGACGCTGACCCTGGTCCGGCACGCCGAATCGATGGGCAACGCGTCCGGGGTCATCGACAGTTCCACCCCCGGTCCCCCGCTCAGCCCGCTGGGCTGGGTGCAGGCGCAGGTGGTGGCGGCCGAGCTGGCCGGGGGCGGCCACGACGGCCTCTACGCCTCGACGATGATCCGCACCCAGCAGACCGCGGAGCCGTTGGCGAACCTGACCGGCGAACCGGTCGTGGTGCTGCCGGGGCTGCGGGAGATCGAGGCCGGCGTCTTCGAAGGCCAACCCGAAGCCAGTGCCGGCGACTACTCGGGTGGCTATTTCACCGCGCCGGCCCGGTGGCTGCGCGGCGACCGCAGCGCGCGCATCCCCGGGTCGATCGACGGCAACGAGTTCGACGCCCGCTTCGACGAGGCCGTGCAGCAGATCCACGCCGACGGCGCGGTCAACCCGGTGGCGTTCGCCCACGCCGCGTCGATCATGGTGTGGGTGATGATGAACGTCGACAATCCGGACCCGGACCTGCTGCTGCAGCGGCCGTTGCGCAACACCGGCCGGGTGGTGCTCACCGGCAGTCCCGGGCAGGGCTGGACGCTCGTCGACTGGGACGGCATCCCCGTCCGACACCGGCCCTGA
- a CDS encoding rhomboid family intramembrane serine protease has product MSMPSTPHVPAGTPTCYRHPDRTTYVRCTRCGRYICPECMRAAAVGHQCVECVAAAARTVRRPTTPFGGRISTGPPVLTYTLIAVNVLMYVLQRASTGFTEAFVLWAPAVAAGEYYRLVTSAFLHFGLMHLLFNMFALYVIGGPLEAALGRLRFGLLYALSALGGSVLVYLLAMNPTAGASGAVFGLFAATYVVAKRLNLDVRFVTGLIVVNLVITFVVPGISWQGHLGGLLTGALVAAAFAYPPPARRNAVQAATVVTLVLLFAVLIWVRTDVLLATWMTHF; this is encoded by the coding sequence ATGAGCATGCCCAGCACCCCGCACGTCCCGGCGGGCACCCCGACGTGTTACCGGCATCCGGACCGGACCACCTATGTCCGCTGCACCCGCTGCGGGCGTTACATCTGCCCGGAGTGCATGCGGGCCGCCGCGGTCGGCCATCAGTGCGTGGAGTGCGTCGCCGCGGCCGCCCGCACGGTGCGCCGGCCGACGACCCCGTTCGGCGGCCGGATCAGCACCGGCCCGCCGGTGCTCACCTACACGCTGATCGCGGTGAACGTGCTGATGTACGTGCTGCAGCGGGCGTCGACGGGGTTCACCGAGGCGTTCGTGCTGTGGGCGCCGGCGGTCGCCGCGGGGGAGTACTACCGGCTGGTGACGTCGGCGTTCCTGCACTTCGGGCTGATGCACCTGTTGTTCAACATGTTCGCGCTGTACGTCATCGGCGGGCCGCTCGAGGCGGCGCTCGGCCGGTTGCGGTTCGGGCTGCTCTACGCGCTCAGCGCGCTGGGTGGGTCGGTGCTGGTGTACCTGCTCGCGATGAATCCCACCGCCGGCGCGTCCGGAGCGGTGTTCGGCCTGTTCGCCGCCACCTACGTGGTGGCCAAACGGCTCAACCTCGATGTCCGGTTCGTCACCGGGCTCATCGTGGTGAACCTGGTCATCACCTTCGTGGTGCCCGGCATCAGCTGGCAGGGCCACCTGGGCGGGTTGCTCACCGGTGCGTTGGTGGCCGCGGCGTTCGCCTACCCGCCCCCCGCGCGCCGCAACGCGGTGCAGGCGGCCACGGTCGTCACGTTGGTGCTGCTGTTCGCGGTGCTGATCTGGGTGCGCACCGACGTGCTGCTGGCGACCTGGATGACGCACTTCTAG
- a CDS encoding LLM class F420-dependent oxidoreductase, whose protein sequence is MRFAFTYPMDSHPYHPDLATGAAVARVAATAETAGFSGFGFTDHPAPTQKWLDHGGHDTLDPFVAMGFAAAHTTTLRLIPHIVVLPYRNPFVVAKAGASVDLLSGGRFTLGVGVGYLKREFAALGVDFEERAALFEEALEVIRAIWTTDNVSYTGRHFTADGITAHPHPVTKPHPPIWIGGNTGAARQRVADHGAGWCPFPAPAVLAQTARTAAMDSAEALAAGITDLHRRLEATGRDPADVDVVFSNLTGGTPGRADFNADAYLDGVAKLGALGVTWLQVPIPGDSLNHALEAIEAFGSEVIGKL, encoded by the coding sequence ATGCGGTTCGCGTTCACCTATCCGATGGACAGCCACCCCTACCACCCGGACCTGGCCACCGGAGCCGCCGTCGCCCGGGTCGCCGCGACCGCCGAGACGGCGGGCTTCTCCGGGTTCGGGTTCACCGACCACCCGGCGCCCACCCAGAAATGGCTGGACCACGGCGGCCACGACACCCTGGACCCGTTCGTGGCGATGGGCTTCGCCGCCGCGCACACCACCACCCTGCGGCTGATCCCGCACATCGTGGTGCTGCCGTACCGGAACCCGTTCGTGGTGGCCAAGGCGGGCGCATCGGTCGATCTGCTGTCCGGGGGCCGGTTCACCCTGGGCGTCGGCGTGGGTTATCTGAAACGCGAATTCGCCGCTCTCGGAGTGGATTTCGAGGAGCGCGCCGCGCTGTTCGAGGAGGCGCTCGAGGTGATCCGGGCGATCTGGACCACCGACAACGTCTCCTATACGGGACGGCATTTCACCGCCGACGGCATCACCGCCCATCCGCACCCGGTGACCAAGCCCCACCCGCCGATCTGGATCGGAGGCAACACCGGCGCCGCCCGGCAACGCGTCGCCGACCACGGCGCTGGCTGGTGTCCGTTCCCGGCGCCGGCGGTGCTGGCCCAGACCGCGCGCACCGCCGCCATGGATTCGGCCGAGGCGCTCGCCGCCGGCATCACCGATCTGCACCGCAGACTGGAGGCCACCGGCCGTGACCCCGCGGACGTCGACGTGGTGTTCAGCAACCTGACCGGAGGGACGCCCGGTCGCGCGGACTTCAACGCCGACGCCTACCTCGACGGGGTGGCCAAGCTCGGCGCCCTCGGCGTGACCTGGCTGCAGGTGCCGATCCCCGGCGACAGCCTGAACCACGCGCTCGAGGCGATCGAGGCGTTCGGGAGCGAGGTCATCGGCAAGCTCTAG
- a CDS encoding helix-turn-helix transcriptional regulator, whose product MALVNRTAPTATVGRRAEVLAVLRSSDAPLSIAQIADRIGVHPNTVRFHLDALSATGQVERAPTEARRRGRPALRYRAVPGMDPAGPRHYRLLAEMLVTAVAAEPDAPERAAATGREWGARLAHTAPAARGEPPVRRLLDLLTQVGFEPDRESEGRIGLRNCPFLELAHTHAEVVCPLHLGLMQGALAAWDAPVDVTDLTPFAQPDLCVAQLSSKGART is encoded by the coding sequence ATGGCACTCGTCAACCGGACCGCGCCGACGGCCACCGTCGGGCGTCGCGCCGAGGTGCTGGCCGTGCTCCGGTCCTCGGACGCGCCGCTGAGCATCGCGCAGATCGCGGACCGGATCGGTGTGCACCCCAACACCGTCCGCTTTCATCTTGACGCGTTGTCGGCGACGGGGCAGGTCGAACGGGCGCCCACCGAGGCCCGGCGCCGGGGCCGTCCCGCACTGCGGTACCGGGCGGTGCCCGGCATGGATCCGGCCGGCCCGCGCCATTACCGGCTGCTCGCCGAGATGCTGGTGACGGCCGTCGCCGCCGAACCCGACGCGCCGGAGCGGGCCGCGGCGACGGGGCGCGAATGGGGAGCCCGGCTGGCTCACACCGCCCCGGCGGCCCGAGGGGAGCCGCCGGTCCGGCGCCTGCTCGATCTGCTCACCCAGGTGGGCTTCGAACCCGACCGCGAATCCGAGGGCCGGATCGGCCTGCGCAACTGCCCGTTTCTGGAGTTGGCCCACACCCACGCCGAGGTGGTGTGCCCCCTGCATCTCGGATTGATGCAGGGGGCGTTGGCAGCCTGGGACGCCCCCGTCGACGTCACCGACCTCACACCGTTCGCACAGCCGGATCTCTGTGTGGCACAGCTGAGTTCGAAGGGAGCACGGACATGA